A single Streptomyces sannanensis DNA region contains:
- a CDS encoding EamA family transporter, with amino-acid sequence MTAQASRAPSDAASADVTTPATPATGRRISGAVWGALGIVYVVWGSTYLGIRIVVETLPPLLSGGARFITAGLLLAAVVAWRQGPAALRVTPKQLASAVVVGLLLILGGNGLVVIAETSVPSGLAALLIAIVPVFVVLLRTAFGERPGLAAFGGVVVGLAGLAVLTVPGVSGDVKFGGVLLVIVASLLWSIGSFSSSKIPMPANPFAASAYEMVAGGIGALLVGLGRGEHHGLDLGEVSTRSWVALAYLIVFGSLIAFTAYAWLLHTAPLSLVATYAYVNPVVAVFLGWLILGEQLSWPIVVGGAIVVAGVCLIVSTERRR; translated from the coding sequence ATGACGGCACAGGCTTCCCGGGCACCTTCGGACGCGGCGAGCGCCGATGTCACCACCCCGGCCACCCCGGCCACCGGGCGTCGGATCAGCGGCGCCGTATGGGGTGCGCTCGGCATTGTCTACGTCGTGTGGGGTTCCACCTACCTGGGCATCCGCATCGTCGTCGAGACCCTGCCGCCGCTGCTGTCGGGCGGCGCCCGGTTCATCACGGCGGGACTTCTGCTCGCCGCGGTGGTCGCCTGGCGCCAGGGGCCCGCCGCGCTGCGCGTCACCCCCAAGCAGCTCGCCTCGGCTGTCGTCGTCGGTCTGCTGCTGATACTCGGCGGCAACGGCCTGGTCGTCATCGCCGAGACCTCCGTGCCCTCCGGGCTCGCCGCACTGCTGATCGCCATCGTTCCCGTGTTCGTGGTGCTGCTGCGCACGGCCTTCGGGGAACGCCCGGGCCTTGCGGCCTTCGGTGGAGTGGTCGTGGGGCTCGCCGGGCTCGCGGTGCTGACCGTGCCCGGGGTCAGCGGTGACGTGAAGTTCGGCGGGGTTCTGCTGGTGATCGTCGCATCGCTGCTGTGGTCGATCGGCTCCTTCTCGTCCTCGAAGATCCCGATGCCGGCCAACCCCTTCGCGGCCAGCGCCTACGAAATGGTCGCGGGCGGCATCGGTGCCCTGCTGGTGGGTCTGGGACGCGGCGAGCACCACGGTCTCGATCTGGGCGAGGTCTCCACACGCTCCTGGGTCGCGCTGGCCTATCTGATCGTGTTCGGCTCGCTGATCGCGTTCACCGCGTACGCCTGGCTGCTGCACACCGCCCCGCTCTCCCTGGTCGCCACCTACGCCTACGTGAACCCGGTGGTCGCCGTGTTCCTGGGCTGGCTGATCCTCGGCGAGCAGCTGTCCTGGCCGATCGTGGTCGGCGGCGCGATCGTGGTCGCGGGCGTGTGCTTGATCGTGAGTACGGAACGGCGGCGCTGA